From a single Haloarcula sp. DT43 genomic region:
- a CDS encoding DUF7344 domain-containing protein, translated as MSKQVERTDADTETDLSKGEIFDVLQNERRRYTLQYLREHDGPVQLGDLASHVAAQEYDCPNAEVTSAQRKRVYTTLQQSHLPRMHDAGIVEYDDENGTIARTAHTEELTVYLEIVPGSEFPWREYYLSLGAVSLAIVTVLWVGVYPFTVIPPLVWTTLIAVVLSVSAVYHTYAGREMTLTEFAAREAESED; from the coding sequence ATGAGTAAGCAGGTAGAGCGGACGGACGCGGACACGGAGACCGACCTCTCGAAGGGGGAGATATTCGACGTGCTGCAAAACGAGCGGCGTCGGTACACGCTCCAGTATCTCCGCGAACACGACGGGCCGGTACAGCTCGGCGACCTCGCGTCACACGTCGCGGCACAGGAGTACGACTGCCCGAACGCCGAAGTCACGAGCGCGCAACGGAAGCGCGTCTACACCACGCTACAACAGTCCCACCTCCCGCGGATGCACGACGCCGGTATCGTCGAGTACGACGACGAGAACGGGACAATCGCTCGGACCGCACACACCGAAGAGCTTACCGTGTATCTCGAAATCGTGCCCGGCAGCGAGTTCCCCTGGCGCGAGTACTACCTCTCGCTGGGCGCGGTCAGTCTGGCAATCGTAACGGTTCTCTGGGTCGGCGTCTACCCGTTCACGGTGATACCGCCGCTGGTCTGGACCACGCTGATAGCTGTCGTGCTCAGCGTCTCCGCGGTCTATCACACCTACGCCGGCCGCGAGATGACGCTGACCGAGTTTGCGGCTCGGGAAGCCGAGTCCGAGGACTGA
- a CDS encoding type IV pilin N-terminal domain-containing protein yields MDIKQLIHDDDAVSPVIGVILMVAITVILAAVIASFVLGLGDQAQQATPQASFSWEYSENASNSPDGNVTITHDGGDSIEAQELYVRGDFDGGEGSGSWGEMSKSTASGASEVTAGLSVEPGVGSEYDLRVVYQTQEGDTSATLSQDTGPDA; encoded by the coding sequence ATGGACATCAAACAACTCATCCACGACGACGACGCTGTGTCACCGGTCATCGGGGTCATCCTGATGGTCGCAATCACGGTTATCCTCGCGGCCGTCATCGCGTCCTTCGTGCTCGGTCTCGGCGACCAGGCACAGCAGGCAACGCCACAGGCTAGCTTCTCATGGGAGTACAGCGAAAATGCCAGTAACTCCCCTGACGGGAACGTGACGATTACGCACGATGGCGGAGATTCCATCGAAGCTCAAGAGCTGTACGTCCGAGGAGACTTTGACGGAGGCGAGGGAAGCGGAAGTTGGGGGGAGATGTCGAAATCTACTGCTAGCGGTGCGTCTGAGGTCACTGCCGGTCTGAGTGTCGAGCCAGGAGTCGGGTCTGAATACGACCTCCGTGTTGTCTATCAGACGCAGGAAGGCGACACCTCCGCAACGCTGTCGCAGGACACCGGTCCGGACGCGTAA
- a CDS encoding 50S ribosomal protein L44e: MQMPRRFNTYCPHCNEHQEHEVEKVRSGRQTGMKWIDRQRERNSGIGNDGKFSKVPGGDKPTKKTDLKYRCGECGKAHLREGWRAGRLEFQE, encoded by the coding sequence ATGCAGATGCCACGACGATTCAATACGTACTGTCCGCACTGTAACGAGCACCAAGAACACGAGGTCGAGAAAGTCCGGAGCGGCCGCCAGACGGGAATGAAGTGGATCGACCGCCAGCGCGAGCGCAACTCCGGTATCGGGAACGACGGGAAGTTCTCGAAGGTTCCGGGTGGCGACAAGCCCACCAAGAAGACGGACCTCAAGTACCGCTGTGGCGAGTGTGGGAAAGCCCACCTCCGCGAGGGATGGCGCGCCGGCCGACTGGAGTTCCAGGAGTAA
- a CDS encoding 30S ribosomal protein S27e encodes MAGSFITVECPDCENEQTLFEKAASEVSCAVCGHTIARPTGGKADIEGEVTAVVEAR; translated from the coding sequence ATGGCAGGAAGCTTCATCACCGTCGAATGCCCCGACTGCGAGAACGAACAGACCCTCTTCGAGAAGGCCGCGAGCGAGGTCTCGTGTGCCGTCTGTGGCCACACCATCGCTCGCCCCACCGGCGGGAAGGCCGACATCGAAGGCGAAGTGACCGCCGTCGTCGAGGCCCGATAG
- a CDS encoding HAH_0734 family protein, whose product MKKLIIHGDPGLRKGGRIEYDDEEYEVFSVSRQGDWHGPDRPQLWCTIGSEDEEETFKTQEYIPMHLDTEDIEAEAVTVLRERAPPNAES is encoded by the coding sequence ATGAAGAAGCTCATTATCCACGGCGACCCGGGGCTCCGAAAGGGCGGCCGCATCGAGTACGACGACGAGGAGTACGAGGTGTTCTCGGTCTCGCGGCAGGGCGACTGGCACGGCCCGGACCGGCCACAGCTGTGGTGTACCATCGGCTCGGAGGACGAGGAGGAGACGTTCAAGACACAGGAGTACATCCCGATGCACCTGGACACCGAAGACATCGAGGCCGAAGCCGTCACCGTCCTCCGCGAGCGCGCGCCGCCGAACGCCGAGTCCTGA
- a CDS encoding GtrA family protein — protein MTDLERRVRGLVPDRFESLVSGVRFGQFVSVGVVGAISDNTVLAVLGLVFGVSDMWAKAAGVETAILVMFLVNEHWTFAGQGETGRRSFAKRLGKSHLVRSGGVAVQLAVYWLLTQWLTIELIIAGTDLWFIAASPLAIGVAMLVNYVAESVFTWQVHLDG, from the coding sequence ATGACGGACCTCGAACGGCGGGTCCGAGGCCTCGTTCCGGACCGGTTCGAGTCGCTGGTGTCCGGCGTCCGGTTCGGCCAGTTCGTCTCCGTCGGCGTCGTCGGCGCGATAAGCGACAACACCGTCCTCGCCGTGCTCGGCCTGGTCTTCGGCGTCAGCGACATGTGGGCCAAAGCCGCGGGCGTCGAGACGGCGATTCTCGTGATGTTTCTGGTCAACGAACACTGGACGTTCGCGGGCCAGGGCGAGACCGGCCGCCGTTCGTTCGCCAAGCGCCTCGGCAAATCGCATCTGGTCCGGTCCGGCGGCGTCGCGGTACAGCTCGCCGTGTACTGGCTGCTCACGCAGTGGCTGACGATTGAACTTATTATCGCCGGAACTGACCTGTGGTTCATCGCCGCGAGCCCGCTCGCTATCGGCGTCGCAATGTTGGTCAACTACGTCGCCGAGAGCGTCTTCACCTGGCAGGTCCACCTGGACGGGTGA
- a CDS encoding proteasome assembly chaperone family protein, with protein sequence MDEFDIETVADPDLEDPVLVEGLPGVGHVGKLAAEHLLEELESELVRRVYSTHFPPQVSIDEGQAQLACAEFYAVTPDEGQDLLVLSGDHQAQDNQGHYGLTDTFLDIADEFGVQRVFALGGVPTGELIEEYDVLGATTTEDFKETLEDAGVAFREDEPAGGIVGVSGLLLGLSKRRDVPAGCLMGETSGYLVDPKSAQAVLEILQDVIGFEVDYSSLEDRADEMEEVVRKIQEMEQQNSPSPADEDLRYIG encoded by the coding sequence ATGGACGAATTCGACATCGAGACTGTAGCGGACCCCGACCTCGAGGACCCGGTTCTGGTCGAGGGGCTGCCCGGCGTCGGCCACGTCGGCAAACTCGCCGCCGAGCATCTGCTGGAGGAACTCGAAAGCGAACTCGTGCGCCGCGTCTACTCGACGCACTTCCCGCCCCAGGTCAGCATCGACGAGGGGCAGGCACAGCTCGCCTGTGCCGAGTTCTACGCCGTCACGCCCGACGAGGGCCAGGACCTGCTCGTGCTCTCCGGGGACCACCAGGCCCAGGACAACCAGGGCCACTACGGCCTGACCGACACGTTCCTCGACATCGCCGACGAGTTCGGCGTCCAGCGGGTGTTCGCCCTCGGCGGCGTCCCGACCGGCGAACTCATCGAGGAGTACGACGTGCTCGGTGCGACGACGACCGAGGATTTCAAGGAAACGCTGGAAGACGCCGGCGTCGCCTTCCGCGAGGACGAGCCCGCCGGCGGCATCGTCGGCGTCTCCGGCCTGCTGCTGGGCCTGAGCAAGCGCCGCGACGTTCCGGCCGGCTGCCTCATGGGCGAGACCTCCGGCTACCTGGTCGACCCCAAGAGCGCACAGGCGGTCCTCGAAATCCTCCAGGACGTCATCGGGTTCGAGGTCGACTACAGTTCGCTCGAGGACCGCGCCGACGAGATGGAGGAGGTCGTCCGGAAGATACAGGAGATGGAACAGCAGAACTCCCCGTCGCCCGCCGACGAGGACCTCAGATACATCGGCTGA
- a CDS encoding translation initiation factor IF-2 subunit alpha — protein sequence MKYSGWPEPGELVVGKIDEIEDFGVFVDLDEYEGKRGLCHISEVASGWIKNVRDHVNEGQTVVAKVLDVDESAQQIDLSIKDVNDHQRKEKIQEWKNEQKADNWMELAFGEDLDDETYAAIANELLAEFGSMYDGFESAAIHGEDALEDVDLSEEEIDAIVQTARNNVSVPYVQVTGYVDLSCPESDGVDVIKEALQAAEGNGEVPDEIELEVTYVGSPEYRIQVQAPDYKTAEDALEESADRAAAVVEQHGGAGQFHRERSEDDE from the coding sequence ATGAAATACAGCGGCTGGCCCGAACCGGGCGAACTCGTCGTCGGCAAAATCGACGAGATCGAGGACTTCGGCGTGTTCGTCGACCTGGACGAGTACGAGGGCAAGCGCGGCCTCTGTCACATCTCAGAGGTCGCCAGCGGATGGATAAAGAACGTCCGCGACCACGTCAACGAAGGGCAGACAGTCGTTGCCAAGGTGCTCGACGTCGACGAGAGCGCCCAGCAGATAGACCTCTCGATAAAGGACGTCAACGACCACCAGCGAAAGGAGAAGATTCAGGAGTGGAAAAACGAGCAGAAGGCCGACAACTGGATGGAGCTGGCCTTCGGCGAGGACCTGGACGACGAGACCTACGCCGCCATCGCCAACGAGCTGCTCGCGGAGTTCGGCTCGATGTACGACGGGTTCGAGTCGGCGGCGATTCACGGCGAGGACGCCCTCGAAGACGTCGACCTCTCCGAGGAGGAAATCGACGCCATCGTCCAGACGGCTCGGAACAACGTCTCCGTCCCGTACGTCCAGGTCACCGGCTACGTCGACCTGTCCTGTCCCGAAAGCGACGGCGTCGACGTCATCAAGGAAGCCCTGCAGGCCGCGGAGGGTAACGGCGAGGTCCCCGACGAGATAGAACTCGAAGTGACCTACGTCGGCTCGCCCGAGTACCGCATCCAGGTCCAGGCACCCGACTACAAGACCGCCGAGGACGCCCTCGAAGAGAGCGCGGACCGCGCGGCCGCGGTCGTCGAACAACACGGCGGCGCGGGGCAGTTCCACCGCGAGCGCAGCGAAGACGACGAGTAA
- the hpt gene encoding hypoxanthine/guanine phosphoribosyltransferase — protein MDRLKKSLLDAPIIEKDGYHYFVHPISDGVPMLRPELLREIVIKIIRKAELDDVDKIVTPAAMGIHISTAVSLMTDIPLVVVRKRQYGLDGEVSLSQVTGYSESEMYVNDVYEGDQVLVLDDVLSTGGTLAGLTGALEDIGADIRDIVCVIKKADGTNKLDEAGYDAKTLINVQVVDGEVTIVDEHGDD, from the coding sequence ATGGACCGACTCAAGAAGTCCCTGCTCGATGCGCCGATTATAGAGAAGGACGGGTATCACTACTTCGTCCACCCCATCAGCGACGGGGTCCCGATGCTTCGACCGGAGCTTCTGCGCGAAATCGTCATCAAAATCATCCGGAAGGCAGAACTCGACGACGTCGACAAAATCGTCACACCGGCGGCGATGGGCATCCACATCTCGACAGCGGTCTCGCTGATGACCGACATCCCGCTCGTCGTCGTCCGCAAGCGCCAGTACGGCCTCGACGGCGAGGTGTCGCTGTCGCAGGTGACCGGCTACTCCGAGAGCGAGATGTACGTCAACGACGTGTACGAGGGCGACCAGGTGCTCGTCCTCGACGACGTGCTCTCGACCGGCGGGACGCTGGCCGGCCTCACAGGCGCGCTCGAAGACATCGGCGCGGACATCCGCGATATCGTCTGTGTCATCAAGAAAGCCGACGGGACGAACAAGCTCGACGAAGCGGGCTACGACGCCAAGACGCTCATCAACGTCCAGGTCGTCGACGGCGAGGTCACTATCGTCGACGAGCACGGCGACGACTAG
- a CDS encoding RNA-protein complex protein Nop10 encodes MKSDIRVCAAWTSEHDRPVYTLASTCPDCGGEAVNSAPAPFSPEDSYGEYRRSLKRRRRE; translated from the coding sequence ATGAAATCGGACATCCGCGTCTGTGCCGCCTGGACATCTGAACACGACCGGCCGGTGTACACGCTCGCGTCGACCTGTCCGGACTGTGGAGGCGAGGCGGTCAACAGCGCACCCGCTCCGTTCTCGCCTGAAGACAGCTACGGCGAGTATCGACGTTCTCTTAAGCGACGCCGCCGCGAATAA
- a CDS encoding J domain-containing protein, producing the protein MQTQPGVVPEWLVLGLVLGVAGTIVVAGLFVLANRVFPAERPNRQATDGGEMRRRAELREYLTAIDEQFAENHFVEGQHVAFYLPKRDVAITFDARAYYRIERSPTVPVLVEHEMPGAALGARLPFETPTVDLGPDPEEQVHPAVQAFGELGLTRNATLDDVKSAYRERVKEVHPDHGGTEAEFKRVREAYTTAKQHAAEPSTQRAS; encoded by the coding sequence GTGCAGACACAACCGGGCGTAGTGCCGGAGTGGCTGGTCCTCGGACTCGTCCTTGGTGTCGCTGGAACTATCGTCGTCGCCGGGCTGTTCGTCCTCGCGAACCGCGTGTTTCCGGCCGAGCGGCCCAACCGACAGGCGACCGACGGCGGCGAGATGCGGCGGCGCGCGGAGCTACGGGAGTACCTCACCGCCATCGACGAGCAGTTCGCCGAGAACCACTTCGTCGAGGGGCAACACGTCGCCTTCTACCTGCCGAAACGCGACGTGGCGATAACGTTCGACGCGCGGGCGTACTACCGCATCGAGCGGTCCCCGACAGTCCCGGTACTGGTCGAACACGAGATGCCCGGGGCGGCTCTCGGTGCGCGCCTGCCCTTCGAGACGCCGACGGTCGACCTCGGTCCGGACCCCGAAGAGCAGGTCCACCCGGCGGTCCAGGCGTTCGGCGAGCTGGGACTGACGCGGAACGCCACCCTCGACGACGTGAAATCGGCCTACCGCGAGCGCGTCAAGGAGGTCCACCCCGACCACGGCGGGACCGAAGCCGAGTTCAAACGCGTCCGCGAGGCGTACACGACGGCGAAACAGCACGCCGCCGAGCCCTCGACACAGCGAGCGTCCTGA
- a CDS encoding glycosyltransferase codes for MSRSVGVVLPAYRPDTDQLGTYVAAIDDALAPQTIAVELDAPRDGVAARLRSLPVEVHTVPYRRGKGAAITAGFERLDTDVLAFVDADGSTPVASLERILAPVTDGRTDLAVGSRRHPDATVASHQTFARRFLGDGFAWLAGQLLDARLYDYQCGAKAIDAVAWERVRDHLYEPGFAWDVELIAMAAALDLCIEEVPIEWEDKPGSTVSPIRTSIDLLEALLTARHRSKQLRDDGFHTALAEHLDEPTALVEKDR; via the coding sequence ATGTCGCGTTCCGTCGGGGTCGTTCTCCCTGCCTACCGTCCCGACACGGACCAGCTCGGGACCTACGTCGCCGCTATCGACGACGCCCTGGCCCCTCAGACGATAGCTGTCGAACTCGACGCGCCCCGTGACGGCGTTGCCGCACGACTGCGCTCGCTGCCGGTCGAGGTCCACACGGTCCCGTACCGCCGCGGCAAGGGCGCAGCGATAACCGCCGGCTTCGAGCGGTTAGACACCGACGTGCTGGCCTTCGTCGACGCGGACGGGTCCACACCGGTCGCCTCGCTCGAACGGATACTGGCTCCGGTCACCGACGGTCGGACGGACCTTGCCGTCGGCTCCCGCCGTCACCCGGACGCCACCGTCGCCAGCCACCAGACGTTCGCCCGCCGGTTCCTCGGCGACGGCTTCGCGTGGCTCGCCGGTCAGTTGCTCGACGCCAGGCTGTACGACTACCAATGTGGCGCGAAGGCCATCGACGCGGTCGCCTGGGAGCGCGTCCGCGACCACCTGTACGAGCCCGGCTTCGCGTGGGACGTCGAACTGATAGCCATGGCGGCCGCGCTGGACCTGTGTATCGAAGAGGTACCGATAGAGTGGGAAGACAAGCCCGGCTCGACGGTCTCACCGATACGAACGTCGATAGACCTGCTCGAAGCGCTGTTGACGGCCCGCCACCGGTCGAAACAGTTGCGCGACGACGGGTTCCACACGGCCCTGGCCGAGCACCTCGACGAGCCGACCGCCCTCGTCGAGAAGGACCGATGA
- a CDS encoding type IV pilin N-terminal domain-containing protein, with product MELKRFFDDDDAVSPVIGVILMVAITVILAAVIATFVLGLGDQVSNTAPQASFSTDYDSGNSHLTITHDGGDSIKASNLYIRGTDIGGSGDDINSNNQNWPSGQASGSNSQVVAGDQIDVGVSSGSFEINVVYQSATGDNSATLATATGPSA from the coding sequence ATGGAACTCAAACGATTCTTCGACGACGACGACGCTGTGTCGCCGGTCATCGGGGTCATCCTGATGGTCGCAATCACGGTCATCCTCGCGGCCGTCATCGCGACGTTCGTCCTCGGCCTGGGTGACCAGGTCAGCAATACGGCCCCGCAGGCCAGCTTTAGTACGGACTACGATAGCGGGAACAGTCACCTGACGATAACGCACGACGGTGGTGACTCGATTAAGGCTAGCAATCTCTACATTCGAGGCACTGATATCGGTGGTTCGGGCGACGACATCAACAGTAATAATCAAAACTGGCCGTCGGGCCAAGCAAGCGGCAGTAATTCACAGGTCGTCGCTGGCGACCAGATTGACGTCGGCGTGAGTAGCGGGTCCTTCGAAATCAACGTCGTCTACCAGTCGGCCACCGGCGACAACTCCGCGACGCTCGCCACCGCAACCGGCCCGAGCGCGTAA
- a CDS encoding DUF2298 domain-containing protein, which yields MEYGLLATWLALYLLLLYAGGTLAGVLFPRFVDRGVAFGVPVAVSILWLVTYFVGRLSLTLGVWLGVAVLAASTVAVWRFDGAVDPRAYAETAGVFTAAFLFLVGVRALDPAIVPLGGEKFLDFGLLQSLVRADSLPLEDMWFAGESVAYYYGGHLAAAVLTRLTGTAGQFAYNLALAGFYATLVTAAYGLAGTVASDRGLPRQLAAGLTAFCVGLASNLSTPAKFVLWLLPDGLSRTVARRAGYELEGLAAGPDSFSYWDASRVIEDSAADFATYEPGAALVIDEFPLFAWLNGDMHAHMMSTGFLLLAAALCFSYYQTPATERRRRLALLFGALPAVAGIVAVTNTWSFPSMGGLALLTVTVAPADPTTLLPKSAGLRLRLNGPGQEGVRVGMGLAVAAGVLALGLLWSLPFWLGPASGREIAVLPDRTSLLELLAVHGLFVGPFWLYLYAQTGRAVGRETARVVGLVAVGTAALAATLDVAAVGLLVPLLVGAWLFARSPTLDRTVDAVPALADGGDRPVGFEAVLVLAGAGLVLLVEFVFVRENIGRMNTVFKTYMQVWVLWGVAAGPVLAWLLTSWRPTGERARAWAGTGVRVFVALLVCSASLYGVFALSNHVEYAGDPTLDGLAYLDDDHPAEAEAIRWLDATTEGRPTIVTAAPAGYQWDASEGEGASAPASLTGLPTVAGWTHEAQYRNDTVYDRRVDDVETIYTGEPTEQRRLLDAYDVRYVYVGPAERARYGEVTVDQLQGVTVAKRTEGVTIYRVRPAQF from the coding sequence ATGGAATACGGGCTCCTCGCCACCTGGCTCGCCCTCTACCTCCTGTTACTGTACGCTGGCGGCACCCTCGCCGGAGTGCTGTTTCCCCGCTTTGTCGACCGCGGAGTCGCCTTCGGCGTTCCGGTCGCCGTCTCGATACTGTGGCTCGTCACCTATTTCGTCGGTCGCCTGTCGCTGACGCTGGGCGTCTGGCTCGGCGTCGCGGTCCTCGCCGCAAGCACCGTCGCTGTCTGGCGGTTCGACGGCGCAGTCGACCCCCGGGCCTACGCCGAGACGGCCGGCGTGTTCACGGCCGCGTTCCTGTTTCTCGTCGGCGTGCGGGCGCTCGACCCCGCTATCGTCCCTCTCGGCGGCGAGAAGTTCCTCGATTTCGGCCTGTTGCAGTCGCTGGTCCGGGCCGACAGCCTCCCGCTGGAAGACATGTGGTTCGCCGGCGAGTCGGTCGCGTACTACTACGGCGGGCACCTCGCCGCGGCGGTGCTCACCAGACTCACGGGGACCGCCGGCCAGTTCGCGTACAACCTCGCACTGGCGGGCTTTTACGCCACGCTGGTCACTGCGGCGTACGGACTGGCTGGTACCGTCGCGAGCGACCGAGGCCTCCCGCGGCAGCTGGCCGCCGGCCTCACGGCGTTCTGCGTCGGCCTCGCGAGCAATCTGTCGACGCCCGCGAAGTTCGTCCTCTGGCTCCTCCCCGACGGACTGAGCCGGACAGTTGCCCGGCGGGCCGGTTACGAACTGGAGGGGCTCGCGGCCGGGCCGGACTCGTTCAGCTACTGGGACGCGAGCCGCGTCATCGAGGACAGCGCGGCCGACTTCGCCACGTACGAACCCGGTGCGGCGCTGGTCATCGACGAGTTCCCGCTGTTCGCCTGGCTCAACGGCGACATGCACGCCCACATGATGAGCACGGGCTTCCTGTTGCTGGCCGCCGCGCTCTGTTTCAGCTACTACCAGACCCCGGCAACTGAACGCCGGCGGCGGCTCGCGCTGCTTTTCGGCGCGCTCCCGGCCGTCGCCGGCATCGTGGCCGTGACGAACACGTGGTCGTTCCCGTCGATGGGCGGACTGGCACTGCTGACGGTCACCGTCGCGCCGGCCGACCCGACGACGCTCCTGCCGAAATCCGCCGGACTGCGGCTCCGGCTGAACGGACCCGGTCAGGAGGGCGTCAGGGTCGGGATGGGGCTGGCCGTCGCCGCCGGCGTCCTCGCGCTGGGACTGCTCTGGTCGCTCCCGTTCTGGCTCGGGCCGGCCAGCGGGCGCGAGATAGCGGTCCTGCCCGACCGGACCTCGCTGCTGGAGTTGCTGGCCGTCCACGGCCTGTTCGTCGGCCCGTTCTGGCTGTACCTGTACGCCCAGACCGGCCGTGCCGTCGGGCGGGAGACGGCTCGGGTCGTCGGCCTCGTGGCCGTCGGAACGGCGGCGCTGGCGGCGACGCTTGACGTCGCGGCGGTGGGCCTGCTCGTGCCACTGCTGGTCGGCGCGTGGCTGTTCGCGCGCTCGCCGACGCTCGACCGCACCGTCGACGCGGTCCCGGCGCTGGCCGACGGCGGCGACCGTCCCGTCGGCTTCGAAGCCGTGTTGGTTCTCGCCGGTGCGGGCCTGGTCCTGCTCGTCGAGTTCGTCTTCGTCAGGGAGAACATCGGCCGGATGAACACCGTGTTCAAGACGTACATGCAGGTGTGGGTGCTCTGGGGGGTCGCCGCCGGCCCCGTGCTGGCGTGGCTGCTCACCAGCTGGCGGCCGACAGGCGAACGGGCGCGAGCGTGGGCCGGGACCGGCGTCCGGGTGTTCGTCGCCCTGCTGGTCTGTTCGGCGTCGCTGTACGGCGTGTTCGCGCTCTCGAACCACGTCGAGTACGCCGGCGACCCGACGCTGGACGGCCTGGCGTACCTCGACGACGACCACCCCGCGGAGGCCGAGGCGATTCGGTGGCTCGACGCGACGACGGAGGGCCGGCCGACCATCGTCACGGCCGCGCCGGCGGGCTACCAGTGGGACGCCAGCGAGGGCGAGGGCGCGAGTGCGCCCGCGAGCCTGACCGGCCTGCCGACCGTCGCGGGCTGGACCCACGAGGCCCAGTACCGCAACGACACGGTGTACGACCGCCGCGTCGACGACGTGGAGACGATATACACGGGCGAGCCGACCGAGCAGCGTCGCCTCCTCGACGCCTACGACGTGCGCTACGTCTACGTCGGCCCCGCCGAGCGGGCCCGCTACGGCGAAGTGACGGTCGACCAGCTACAGGGCGTGACCGTGGCAAAACGGACCGAGGGAGTCACGATATATCGGGTCCGGCCGGCGCAGTTCTGA